The DNA region TTACCGGCATTACCATAAATTCCTGAAAAGCGATTGGCGCATCTGAATGAGAACCACCATTAATGATATTCATCATTGGCACAGGCAAAGTATTTGCACTAACACCACCTACATAACGGAACAAAGACAACCCTAATTCATTAGCTGCTGCTTTAGCTGCTGCCAAAGACACACCCAAAATAGCGTTAGCACCCAACTTTGATTTATTTGGAGTACCATCCAAGTCGATCATCACTTGATCAAGAAGGTTCTGCTCAAAAACAGACATTCCCAAAATCTCCTCAGCAATAACCGTATTTACATTTTCTACCGCTTTAAGAACTCCTTTTCCCATAAAGGTATTGCCACCATCGCGAAGCTCTACTGCTTCATGCTCTCCTGTTGACGCTCCAGAAGGAACTGCCGCACGACCCATTACTCCATTTTCAGTAATTACATCAACCTCTACCGTAGGGTTTCCTCTTGAATCTAAAATCTGACGTGCGTGTACACTTAATATGATACTCATAAATATTATTTTTTGTTTGGAATTCTCTTAAATTTCAACAGCTGCAAATATACAAAACCGTGCAAGTAATGCATTGTACGGCGCAACTATATTACCGTAATTATAACGATTACTTAACCTTATGCCATAACGTTTGAATTTTTCTCGATCAAATCAAAGAATTGATCAAACAAATACTCAGCATCATGTGGTCCTGCACTGGCTTCCGGATGGTATTGCACCGAAAAAACATCTTTATCCTTAATTCGGATACCCGCTACGGTTTGATCATTTAGGTGAACATGTGTTATTTCTAAATTCTCATTTTTCTCCGTCTCTTCCCTATTTATAGCAAAACCGTGGTTCTGAGAGGTAATCTCACCTTTACCCGTAAGTATGTTTAAAATAGGGTGGTTAATCCCCCTATGACCATTATGCATTTTATAGGTAGATACCCCGTTTGCCAAGGCAATTATCTGGTGCCCCAAACAAATACCAAAAACAGGCTTCCCACTACTTATCATCCCCTTTGCTGTCTGTATAGCATCGGACAATGGTTCTGGATCTCCTGGGCCATTAGAAATAAAATACCCATCTGCACCCCAAGCTTCCATTTCTTCAAAGGAGGCATTATAAGGAAAAACCTTTATATACCCGCCTCGCTTAGCAAGGTTCCGTAAAATATTCTTCTTAATACCTATATCTAAGGCGGCAATTTTCATAGGTGCATTTTCATCACCATAGAAATAAGGCTCAGAAGTTGAAACGCTTGAAGCCAGCTCCAAACCTTCCATACTTGGTACCTTTGCCAATTTTGTTTTTAATTCTTCAATATTATCTACATCTGTAGATATCACTGCATTCATGGCCCCATTATCACGAATGTAACTCACCAATGCACGAGTATCAACATCTGATATGGCAAATAGCTCATTTTCGTTAAGAAAACTTTCAAGACTCTTGTCCGCTCTAGACCGCGAGTAATTATAACTAAAGTTTCTACAAACTAAACCTGATATTTTTACCGAATCTGACTCTACCTCTTCTGCTACGGTTCCATAGTTACCAATATGGGCATTTGTGGTCACCATTATCTGACCAAAGTATGATGGATCGGTAAATATCTCCTGATATCCTGTCATACCTGTATTAAAACAAACTTCTCCAAATGCAGTTCCATCTTTATCTCCTACTGACTTACCATAAAATATGGTGCCATCGGCCAATAATAACAATGCTTTCTTTCGGGATTGGTACTTCATACGTTTGCTATTTTTTTAATTTCACAAATAAACATAAAAAAAGGATAAACTGTAAAGCTTATCCTTTTCAAAAAATTATTAAATATCAACATCTTATTCTTCTGAATCGTCTGTTTTAGCTGCAGTGTCAGTCTGAGCCTTTGCTTCAGTATCTTCAGCGACCACTGGTGGTGTCTGAGTTTCTTTAGCATCAACTTTAGCAGTTTCTTCCGATTTGCCTCCACTTCTTCTACTTCTTCTAGTAGTTTTCTTTTTGGCTTTACCAGCGTTGTATAGTTCGTTAAAATCAACCAACTCAATCATTGCCATATCAGCGTTATCTCCCAAACGATTACCAAGCTTAATAATTCTTGTATAACCTCCTGGTCTGTCAGCAACCTTTTCAGCAACTGTACTGAACAATTCAGTAACAGCTACCTTATCTCTAAGGTTTTTGAAAACGATACGTCTGTTGTGCGTTCCCTTTTCAGCAGATACATTGTTCTCAGCTTTTGATTTTGTAATCAAAGGCTCAACAAATTGTTTTAACGCCTTAGCCTTCGCCACAGTCGTATTTATTCTTTTGTGCTCGATCAAGGAACATGCCATATTGGCCAACATCGCTTTTCTATGCGCTGTCTTACGTCCTAAATGATTGACTTTTTTACCGTGTCTCATTTTTCTATTCTATTGTACTTCTCCAATCCCAGGGTATCTCCCTTCGTGTAAGAAATATCGATTAATCTTTATCTAATTTATATTTTGAAAGGTCCATCCCGAAGCTAAGCCCCTTATTGATAACCAATTCTTCTAATTCCGTTAAGGACTTTTTACCGAAGTTTCTGAATTTCATCAAGTCATTCTTATTGAAAGAAACCAAATCTCCCAATGTATCTACTTCTGCAGCTTTCAAACAGTTCAAGGCACGTACGGAAAGATCCATATCTACCAATTTAGTTTTCAACAGCTGGCGCATATGAAGTGATTCTTCATCATATGTTTCGGTCTGTGCAATCTCATCGGCCTCTAATGTAATTCGCTCATCAGAAAACAACATAAAGTGATGTATCAAAACCTTTGCACCTTCTGTCAACGCATCTTTTGGATGTATTGAGCCATCTGTAACGATTTCAAAAACCAATTTTTCGTAATCTGTCTTTTGCTCTACACGAAAGTTTTCAATACTATATTTTACGTTTTTAATAGGCGTAAATATAGAATCTATAGCAATCGTACCTAAAGCAGCATTTGATTTCTTGTTCTCATCCGCAGGAACATAGCCACGACCTTTGTCTATAACTATTTCCATATTGATGTTCACTTTAGAATCCATATTACAGATAACTAAATCCGGATTCAACACTTGGTAACCAGAAATGAATTTCTGAAAATCACCAGCGGTCAACTGCTCTTTTCCGCTTACAGAAATTGAAACTACTTCCGCTTCAGAATCTTCTATTTGTTTCTTAAAACGTACTTGTTTAAGATTCAATATTATTTCCGTAACATCTTCTACTATGCCAGAAACAACTGAAAACTCATGTTCCACACCATCCATTCTCACAGAGGTAATCGCATGGCCTTCTAATGACGAAAGCAACACTCTTCTTAGTGCGTTCCCAACAGTCAATCCATAACCGGGCTCCAAAGGACGAAATTCGAACTTCCCTTCGAAATCCGAAGAATCGATCATTATTACTTTATCGGGTTTCTGAAAATTAAATAATGCCATATGACTTAGTGTTCTTTATTATTTAGAGTAAAGCTCAACTATTAACTGTTCTTTGATATTCTCTGGAATTTGAAGTCTTTCCGGAACGGTAACAAACGCACCTTCACTCTTAGCCGTATTCCAAGTTATCCACTCGTAAACTTTACTATTAGCAGCTAGTGAATCTTGTATGGCCTGTAAAGATTTAGACTTTTCACGCACACCTACAACATCTCCTGGCTTTAATGAATAAGAAGGTATGTTTACCAACTCTCCATTTACTGTAATATGTCTGTGAGATACTAACTGTCTCGCTCCTCTTCTTGATGGAGATATTCCCATACGGAATACTACGTTATCTAAACGAGACTCACACAATTGAAGTAATACTTCACCGGTAACACCTTCTTTTCTCTTAGCAGTGGCAAAAATATTTCTAAATTGCTTTTCTAAAATACCATAGGTATATTTAGCTTTCTGCTTTTCCATCAACTGAACAGCGTATTCAGATTTCTTACCTCTACGCCTTGCGTTACCATGTTGTCCTGGAGGATAATTCTTTTTTTCGAAAGATTTGTCATCTCCGAAAATTGCTTCGCCAAACTTACGGGCGATTTTACTCTTTGGTCCTGTATATCTTGCCATTTTCTTAAATTTAGAAGTGTGATTATGAATTAAGGCTTATCCTTCGATAATCGTTAACAACACTTCTGTGAAATATTACTAATTAATTAAACTCTTCTTCTTTTCGGAGGACGACAACCGTTATGCGGCATTGGCGTAACATCAATAATTTCGGTAACTTCTATACCAGAATTATGTACGGCACGAATCGCAGATTCTCTTCCATTTCCAGGTCCCTTAACGTAAACCTTTACTTTTCTTAAACCTGCTTCATGAGCAGTTTTAGAACACTCTTCCGCAGCTACCTGTGCAGCATAAGGAGTATTCTTTTTAGAACCCCTAAAACCCATTTTTCCAGCAGATGACCAAGAAATGACATCTCCTTTCTTATTGGTAAGGGAAATTATAATATTATTAAAAGATGCAGTTACGTGAGCCTCACCAACCGAGTCAACGATTACCTTACGCTTCTTTGCCGCTTTTGCACCTGATTTTGTAGTTGCCTTTGCCATTTTATTAGTATTTAGTAATTTGTATTAAGTAGTTAGTATGTCTTGAAAATAAAGTAACATTACCTATTTTACTTAATACTATTTACTCAGCACTTTGTACTATTTATTATTTAGTTGCCTTTTTCTTGTTGGCTACAGTTTTTCTCTTCCCTTTTCTGGTCCTAGAGTTATTCTTTGTACGCTGCCCTCTAAGTGGAAGACCAGATCTGTGACGAATACCACGGTAACAACCTATATCCATCAAACGCTTAATATTAAGCTGCGTTTCAGAACGTAACTCACCTTCTATAGTAAAAGAAGAAACAGCATCCCTGATACGACCAATCTCATCATCGTTCCAATCAGATACTTTAGTATCTTCACTAACTTGGGCAATCTCTAAGATTTCTTTAGCCCTACTTCTACCGACACCAAAAATATAGGTCAATGCAATTACGCCCCTTTTCTGTTTTGGTATGTCTACACCTGCAATTCTTGCCATAACTATCCTTGTCTTTGTTTAAATCTAGGATTCTTTTTGTTGATTACGTACAACCTGCCCTTTCTGCGTACAATCTTGCAGTCGGCACTTCTTTTTTTAACTGATGCTCTTACTTTCATCGTTCTATTCTTCTATCGTATTACTAATATCTGTATGTAATTCTAGCTTTGGACAAGTCATAAGGACTCATTTCCAATTTCACCTTATCTCCAGGAAGTAACTTAATATAATGCATACGCATCTTTCCCGAAATGTGAGCCGTAACTACATGCCCATTTTCTAACTCAACTCTGAACATTGCATTTGACAATGCTTCAATTATAGACCCGTCTTGTTCTATTGCTGCTTGTTTAGCCATACTTATGCGACTTTTCTATTTTTTCCAGTTTTCATCAATCCGTCGTAATGCCTATTCAATAAATATGCATTTACTTGCTGAACCGTGTCTATTGCCACACCCACCATAATTAAAAGTGATGTACCTCCATAGAACAATGCCCAACCGGCTTGAATATCCATTAATTTAACTACTATAGCAGGTAAAACTGCTAAAAGCGCCAAAAATACGGAACCTGGCAATGTAATCAAAGACATAATTTTATCTAAGAAGTCTCCTGTTTCTTTACCCGGTCTAATTCCTGGTATAAAACCGCCACTTCTTTTTAAATCATCTGCCATTTTATTGGTCGGAACAGTAATAGCCGTATAGAAATACGTGAAAATAATTATCAACAAACCGAACAATACGTTGTAAGCAAGACCAAATATATCCTGAAACTGAACCTCCATCCACTGACCAGCAGCTGTATTGTTAAAAGTCTTACCAATTAAACTAGGAGCGAACATAATTGCCTGAGCAAAGATAATCGGCATAACACCAGAAGCATTTAGCTTCAAAGGAATATAT from Zobellia alginiliquefaciens includes:
- the carA gene encoding glutamine-hydrolyzing carbamoyl-phosphate synthase small subunit, with product MKYQSRKKALLLLADGTIFYGKSVGDKDGTAFGEVCFNTGMTGYQEIFTDPSYFGQIMVTTNAHIGNYGTVAEEVESDSVKISGLVCRNFSYNYSRSRADKSLESFLNENELFAISDVDTRALVSYIRDNGAMNAVISTDVDNIEELKTKLAKVPSMEGLELASSVSTSEPYFYGDENAPMKIAALDIGIKKNILRNLAKRGGYIKVFPYNASFEEMEAWGADGYFISNGPGDPEPLSDAIQTAKGMISSGKPVFGICLGHQIIALANGVSTYKMHNGHRGINHPILNILTGKGEITSQNHGFAINREETEKNENLEITHVHLNDQTVAGIRIKDKDVFSVQYHPEASAGPHDAEYLFDQFFDLIEKNSNVMA
- the rplQ gene encoding 50S ribosomal protein L17, whose amino-acid sequence is MRHGKKVNHLGRKTAHRKAMLANMACSLIEHKRINTTVAKAKALKQFVEPLITKSKAENNVSAEKGTHNRRIVFKNLRDKVAVTELFSTVAEKVADRPGGYTRIIKLGNRLGDNADMAMIELVDFNELYNAGKAKKKTTRRSRRSGGKSEETAKVDAKETQTPPVVAEDTEAKAQTDTAAKTDDSEE
- a CDS encoding DNA-directed RNA polymerase subunit alpha is translated as MALFNFQKPDKVIMIDSSDFEGKFEFRPLEPGYGLTVGNALRRVLLSSLEGHAITSVRMDGVEHEFSVVSGIVEDVTEIILNLKQVRFKKQIEDSEAEVVSISVSGKEQLTAGDFQKFISGYQVLNPDLVICNMDSKVNINMEIVIDKGRGYVPADENKKSNAALGTIAIDSIFTPIKNVKYSIENFRVEQKTDYEKLVFEIVTDGSIHPKDALTEGAKVLIHHFMLFSDERITLEADEIAQTETYDEESLHMRQLLKTKLVDMDLSVRALNCLKAAEVDTLGDLVSFNKNDLMKFRNFGKKSLTELEELVINKGLSFGMDLSKYKLDKD
- the rpsD gene encoding 30S ribosomal protein S4; this translates as MARYTGPKSKIARKFGEAIFGDDKSFEKKNYPPGQHGNARRRGKKSEYAVQLMEKQKAKYTYGILEKQFRNIFATAKRKEGVTGEVLLQLCESRLDNVVFRMGISPSRRGARQLVSHRHITVNGELVNIPSYSLKPGDVVGVREKSKSLQAIQDSLAANSKVYEWITWNTAKSEGAFVTVPERLQIPENIKEQLIVELYSK
- the rpsK gene encoding 30S ribosomal protein S11, giving the protein MAKATTKSGAKAAKKRKVIVDSVGEAHVTASFNNIIISLTNKKGDVISWSSAGKMGFRGSKKNTPYAAQVAAEECSKTAHEAGLRKVKVYVKGPGNGRESAIRAVHNSGIEVTEIIDVTPMPHNGCRPPKRRRV
- the rpsM gene encoding 30S ribosomal protein S13; translated protein: MARIAGVDIPKQKRGVIALTYIFGVGRSRAKEILEIAQVSEDTKVSDWNDDEIGRIRDAVSSFTIEGELRSETQLNIKRLMDIGCYRGIRHRSGLPLRGQRTKNNSRTRKGKRKTVANKKKATK
- the ykgO gene encoding type B 50S ribosomal protein L36: MKVRASVKKRSADCKIVRRKGRLYVINKKNPRFKQRQG
- the infA gene encoding translation initiation factor IF-1, which translates into the protein MAKQAAIEQDGSIIEALSNAMFRVELENGHVVTAHISGKMRMHYIKLLPGDKVKLEMSPYDLSKARITYRY